Proteins co-encoded in one Bradyrhizobium sp. 170 genomic window:
- a CDS encoding ABC transporter substrate-binding protein, with protein MTTRIARRFAASVALAALSLATPALAQDKASDKTVKIGVLNDMSSLYADIGGPNSVVAVRMAVEDSGLNQKGWKIEVVSGDHQNKPDIGTNIARQWIDTEKVDAIADTPNSGVALAVSNLVKEKNAVLLNSGAATADLTGKACTPNTISFTYDTYMLATGTGKALTKAGGDSWFFLTADYAFGHALERDTSAVVTANGGKVLGGVKHPLNTSDFSSFLLQAQASKAKVVGLANAGGDTTNAIKQAAEFGIVAAGQKLAALLLFINDVHSLGLKTAQGLTFTESFYWDLNDQTRAWSKRFSAQASKNAMPSMTQAGNYAMVLHYLKAMEALGGNPHDGAKVVAKMKELPTDDPLFGKGPLRADGRRIIPAYLFEVKKPEESKGPWDYYKQIATISAEDAAKPLEASECPLVKK; from the coding sequence ATGACGACTAGAATTGCGCGGCGCTTCGCCGCCTCCGTAGCGCTTGCCGCACTCAGCCTTGCGACGCCAGCACTGGCCCAAGACAAGGCCTCGGACAAGACCGTCAAGATCGGCGTGCTGAACGACATGTCGAGCCTCTACGCCGACATCGGCGGCCCCAATTCGGTGGTTGCGGTCAGGATGGCAGTCGAAGATTCCGGCCTCAACCAGAAAGGCTGGAAGATCGAGGTCGTGAGCGGCGATCACCAGAACAAGCCGGACATCGGCACCAATATCGCAAGGCAGTGGATCGACACGGAGAAGGTCGATGCGATCGCCGATACCCCGAACTCCGGCGTCGCGCTCGCCGTCAGCAACCTCGTCAAGGAAAAGAACGCGGTGCTGCTGAACTCCGGTGCGGCAACCGCCGACCTCACCGGCAAGGCCTGCACGCCGAACACGATTTCCTTTACCTACGACACCTACATGCTCGCGACCGGCACCGGCAAGGCGCTGACCAAGGCCGGCGGCGATAGCTGGTTCTTCCTCACCGCCGACTATGCCTTCGGTCACGCGCTCGAGCGCGACACGTCCGCGGTCGTCACCGCCAACGGTGGCAAGGTGCTCGGCGGTGTGAAGCATCCTCTGAATACGTCCGACTTTTCGTCCTTCCTGCTGCAGGCCCAGGCTTCCAAGGCCAAGGTCGTCGGCCTTGCCAATGCCGGTGGCGACACCACCAATGCGATCAAGCAGGCGGCCGAATTCGGCATCGTCGCGGCCGGCCAGAAGCTCGCCGCGCTGCTCTTGTTCATCAACGACGTGCATTCGCTCGGGCTGAAGACCGCGCAGGGCCTGACGTTCACGGAATCCTTCTACTGGGACCTGAACGACCAGACGCGCGCCTGGTCGAAGCGGTTCTCGGCACAGGCCAGCAAGAACGCGATGCCGTCCATGACGCAGGCCGGCAACTACGCCATGGTGCTGCATTATCTGAAGGCGATGGAAGCACTCGGCGGCAATCCCCATGACGGCGCCAAGGTCGTGGCCAAGATGAAGGAATTGCCGACCGACGATCCGCTGTTCGGCAAGGGCCCGCTGCGCGCCGACGGCCGCCGCATCATCCCGGCCTATCTGTTCGAGGTGAAGAAGCCGGAAGAGTCGAAGGGACCGTGGGACTATTACAAGCAGATCGCCACGATCTCGGCGGAAGATGCCGCCAAGCCGCTCGAAGCCAGCGAGTGTCCGCTGGTGAAGAAGTAA
- a CDS encoding autotransporter domain-containing protein: protein MTTDQNGTDGYGTGNQTGIVINVDSGASVTGSANSGINIGSATVSNSGSITGATNGVFSQNDVTVTNNTGATITGTTVSGVGSNNGSVTVVNSGTITGNANIGVFAFVNATVTNNAGGTITGDLGVNSGYSAVGNVTNAGNIVGTSFGFIAYGTGIVSNHAGGLISGGTSAIQANQLLTVTNAGTIAGTANYGLEVTGDMEVTNAATGTITGATDALRTHSGSITATNYGTISSATGIAADAHANLTITNGASGSVSGGMVANLGSAHVTNQGTIAGLNHTAIYAFADINVINGVGGQITSLINNGIYASNGVATVVNSGNISVGGFGYAIRAETSAVVTNNAGAQISGGDTGVRASLGSVSVTNYGSISGLTGNGIYAGTGGSTVFNAGTISGGTAAIQFAGSGNVLTLAPGSVISGNVLGGGSDTFQLGGSGAASFDVSTLGAAAQYQGFGTFNKVGDSAWTLTGTGSFAGDIHVNGGTLVVNGNVASASNLFVNAGGTLGGNGIVGNSVIGGGTLAPGNSIGTIAVQGSLVFTAASTYLVEVSSSASDLTNVTGAANLAGTVRVALANGTLRFNSPYTILTAATLNGSHFDSVATPTGISGSLTYSGSTVQLVLGSGLAEITGLNINQRAVATALDKAFNSFGSVPATFGGIFVGNVPANLTQASGELATGSQQTTFDAMNLFVNLLANPFAAGRDGTAPAAAAFQEEGAADSYAGGRRRASAERDAYAAMTKAPGAVGFGHRWSVWGAGYGGSQTTAGNAVQGSNTATSRIAGTAAGAEYRISSFTQVGFALAGGGTNFVVANGLGSGRSDLFQAGAYVRHTAGAAYFSGALAYGWQDVTTNRTVTIAGSDQLRAQFNANAWAGRLEGGYRFITPWVGIGITPYAAAQFATFELPGYAEQAIVGVNTFALANVAKSVTSPRSELGFRTDRSFALPGAILTLRGRFGWAHDYDIDRSIAATFQTLPGASFVVGGASPARDAALTSVTAEAKWLNGFSLAATFEGEFSNVTSSYAGKGVVRYAW, encoded by the coding sequence GTGACGACCGATCAGAACGGGACCGACGGTTACGGGACGGGCAACCAGACCGGCATTGTCATCAATGTCGACAGCGGTGCCTCTGTCACGGGAAGCGCGAATAGCGGAATCAATATCGGCAGTGCGACGGTCAGCAATTCGGGAAGCATCACCGGCGCAACGAACGGTGTTTTCTCTCAAAATGACGTCACGGTCACCAACAACACCGGCGCCACCATCACCGGCACTACCGTATCCGGCGTCGGCTCGAACAATGGCAGTGTGACTGTCGTCAACTCTGGCACGATCACGGGCAACGCAAACATTGGCGTATTCGCCTTCGTCAACGCCACCGTTACCAACAATGCCGGCGGCACCATCACCGGCGATCTGGGGGTCAATTCCGGCTACTCTGCTGTCGGGAATGTCACCAATGCCGGCAATATCGTCGGCACCTCTTTCGGTTTCATTGCCTACGGCACGGGGATCGTCTCCAACCATGCGGGCGGTCTGATTTCCGGCGGGACAAGCGCTATCCAGGCCAACCAATTATTGACTGTCACCAATGCCGGCACGATTGCCGGTACCGCCAACTATGGCCTGGAGGTGACCGGCGATATGGAAGTCACCAACGCGGCCACCGGAACGATTACCGGCGCCACGGATGCCCTCCGCACCCACAGCGGATCGATCACGGCGACAAATTACGGCACGATCTCAAGCGCTACCGGCATTGCGGCCGATGCGCATGCCAATCTGACGATAACGAACGGCGCCAGTGGAAGCGTAAGCGGTGGAATGGTGGCCAATCTGGGTTCTGCCCACGTTACCAACCAGGGGACCATTGCCGGCCTGAACCATACCGCCATTTATGCCTTTGCCGATATCAATGTCATCAATGGCGTCGGCGGGCAGATCACGAGCCTGATCAATAACGGGATATATGCCAGCAATGGCGTCGCTACCGTCGTCAATTCCGGAAACATAAGCGTTGGCGGCTTTGGCTACGCCATTCGCGCCGAGACGAGCGCGGTGGTGACCAACAATGCCGGCGCACAGATCAGCGGCGGCGACACCGGCGTCCGGGCCAGCCTGGGGTCCGTCTCAGTCACCAACTACGGCTCCATTTCCGGCCTCACGGGCAACGGCATCTATGCGGGCACCGGCGGGTCGACCGTCTTCAATGCGGGAACGATCAGCGGCGGAACGGCCGCCATTCAGTTTGCCGGCAGCGGCAACGTTCTCACGCTCGCACCGGGATCGGTGATATCGGGCAACGTACTCGGCGGCGGCAGTGACACGTTCCAGCTCGGCGGCAGCGGTGCCGCGAGCTTCGATGTCAGCACGCTGGGCGCCGCCGCCCAGTATCAGGGTTTTGGTACCTTCAACAAGGTTGGCGATTCCGCCTGGACGCTAACCGGCACCGGCTCCTTCGCCGGAGACATTCATGTCAATGGCGGCACGCTCGTTGTGAATGGCAATGTTGCGTCGGCCAGCAATCTCTTTGTCAATGCCGGCGGCACGCTGGGTGGCAACGGCATCGTCGGCAACTCCGTCATCGGCGGCGGTACGCTGGCTCCGGGTAACTCAATCGGGACGATCGCCGTGCAGGGGAGCCTCGTCTTCACGGCGGCTTCGACCTACCTGGTGGAGGTGTCGTCATCGGCATCCGATCTCACCAATGTGACGGGGGCGGCTAATTTGGCCGGGACGGTTCGGGTTGCTCTCGCAAACGGCACCCTGCGGTTCAATTCGCCCTACACCATCCTGACTGCGGCGACGTTGAACGGCTCGCACTTTGATTCTGTGGCGACGCCGACGGGGATTTCCGGTTCGCTGACCTATTCCGGCAGCACGGTGCAGCTTGTTCTGGGGTCGGGCCTTGCGGAGATTACCGGCCTCAATATCAACCAGAGAGCCGTCGCCACCGCGCTCGACAAGGCATTCAATTCCTTTGGCAGCGTGCCGGCGACATTCGGCGGCATCTTCGTCGGCAATGTCCCCGCAAACCTGACACAGGCCTCGGGCGAGTTGGCGACGGGTTCGCAGCAGACAACGTTCGACGCGATGAACCTCTTCGTCAATTTGCTGGCCAATCCGTTTGCTGCGGGACGCGACGGGACCGCGCCGGCGGCCGCTGCATTCCAGGAAGAGGGAGCAGCCGATAGCTATGCCGGCGGTCGCCGCCGGGCCAGTGCCGAACGCGACGCCTACGCTGCGATGACCAAGGCGCCGGGGGCGGTTGGTTTCGGCCACCGCTGGAGCGTGTGGGGCGCGGGCTATGGGGGCTCGCAGACCACCGCCGGCAATGCGGTACAGGGATCGAACACGGCCACCAGCCGCATCGCCGGCACAGCCGCCGGGGCCGAGTACCGGATTTCGTCATTCACGCAGGTCGGGTTCGCCCTGGCTGGCGGCGGTACCAACTTCGTCGTCGCCAACGGCCTCGGGTCGGGCCGCTCCGACCTGTTCCAGGCTGGCGCATACGTTCGTCATACGGCCGGTGCCGCGTACTTTTCGGGCGCTCTGGCCTATGGCTGGCAGGATGTCACGACGAACCGAACGGTCACGATTGCGGGCAGCGACCAGTTGCGTGCGCAGTTCAACGCCAACGCGTGGGCGGGGCGTCTCGAGGGCGGCTATCGCTTCATCACCCCGTGGGTCGGCATCGGCATTACACCCTATGCCGCCGCGCAGTTCGCAACCTTCGAACTGCCGGGCTACGCCGAACAGGCCATTGTCGGTGTCAACACCTTTGCGCTGGCCAATGTGGCCAAAAGCGTTACCTCGCCGCGCTCCGAACTGGGATTTCGCACCGACCGATCGTTTGCATTGCCGGGGGCGATCCTCACCCTGCGCGGCCGCTTCGGCTGGGCACACGACTACGATATCGATCGCAGCATTGCCGCTACCTTCCAGACGTTGCCGGGCGCATCCTTCGTCGTGGGCGGTGCATCGCCTGCGCGAGACGCCGCGCTCACTTCGGTAACTGCCGAGGCGAAGTGGCTGAACGGTTTCTCGCTCGCCGCGACCTTCGAGGGTGAGTTCTCGAACGTCACCTCAAGCTACGCCGGAAAGGGCGTGGTGCGCTATGCCTGGTAA
- the der gene encoding ribosome biogenesis GTPase Der: protein MSFTIAIIGRPNVGKSTLFNRLVGQKLALVDDEPGVTRDRREGNARLGDLEFTVIDTAGLDEGARGSLTARMQEQTETAIGLADALMFVIDARAGLTPNDRAFADFARRANKPVVLVANKSEGRHGEVGAMESYALGLGDPIQISAEHGEGMSDLYDALAALMPEPVDQDEEFDDDDIIISDEELAQRPIRVAIVGRPNAGKSTLINHLLGEERLLTSAEAGTTRDSISVEITWQGREFRVFDTAGLRRRSRIEAKLEKLSVADALRAVRFAEVVVMMMDAQNRFEEQDLRIADLIEREGRAIVLAVNKWDLMERKGNLISALRTDVDHWLPQVKGAPVVAVSGLMGEGIDRLMTAIEEAYAVWNKRVPTATLNRWFEQAVDANPPPAVSGRRLKLNYITQAKARPPSFILFCSRADAVPQSYLRYLTNSMREAFDLPGAPIRITLREKANPFAHKRKRPS, encoded by the coding sequence ATGTCCTTTACGATCGCCATCATCGGCCGCCCCAATGTCGGCAAGTCGACGCTGTTCAACCGGCTGGTAGGGCAGAAACTCGCGTTGGTGGATGACGAGCCTGGCGTCACCCGCGACCGCCGCGAGGGCAATGCGCGTCTCGGCGATCTCGAATTCACCGTGATCGACACCGCCGGCCTCGACGAAGGCGCCAGGGGCTCGCTCACCGCGCGGATGCAGGAGCAGACCGAAACCGCGATCGGCCTTGCCGACGCGCTGATGTTCGTGATCGACGCGCGCGCTGGGCTAACGCCCAACGATCGCGCCTTTGCCGATTTCGCGCGCCGCGCCAACAAGCCGGTGGTGCTGGTCGCCAACAAGAGCGAAGGCAGGCACGGCGAAGTCGGCGCGATGGAATCCTACGCGCTGGGGCTCGGCGATCCCATCCAGATTTCGGCCGAGCATGGCGAGGGCATGAGCGATCTCTACGACGCGCTCGCTGCGCTGATGCCGGAGCCGGTCGATCAGGATGAAGAGTTCGACGACGACGACATCATCATATCAGATGAGGAACTCGCGCAGCGTCCGATCCGCGTCGCCATCGTCGGCCGCCCCAATGCCGGGAAATCCACGTTGATCAATCATCTGCTCGGCGAGGAGCGGCTGCTGACCAGCGCCGAGGCCGGCACCACGCGCGATTCCATTTCGGTGGAGATCACCTGGCAGGGCCGCGAGTTCCGCGTGTTCGACACCGCGGGGCTGCGACGGCGCTCGCGGATCGAGGCGAAGCTGGAAAAGCTTTCGGTGGCGGACGCGCTGCGCGCGGTGCGCTTTGCCGAAGTCGTCGTGATGATGATGGATGCGCAAAACCGGTTCGAGGAACAGGACCTGCGCATCGCCGATCTGATCGAGCGCGAGGGGCGGGCGATCGTGCTCGCGGTCAACAAGTGGGACCTGATGGAGCGGAAGGGAAATCTGATTTCCGCGCTGCGCACCGATGTCGATCACTGGCTGCCGCAGGTCAAGGGCGCGCCTGTTGTCGCGGTGTCCGGGCTGATGGGCGAAGGCATCGACCGGCTGATGACGGCGATTGAGGAAGCCTATGCAGTGTGGAACAAGCGCGTGCCGACGGCCACGCTCAATCGCTGGTTCGAGCAGGCGGTCGATGCCAACCCGCCGCCCGCGGTCTCCGGCCGGCGGCTGAAGCTGAACTACATTACGCAGGCCAAGGCGCGGCCGCCGAGTTTTATCTTGTTCTGCTCGCGCGCCGACGCCGTTCCACAATCCTATCTGCGTTATCTGACCAACTCGATGCGCGAGGCCTTCGACCTGCCGGGTGCGCCGATACGGATCACGCTGCGCGAAAAGGCCAATCCGTTCGCCCACAAGCGCAAGCGGCCGTCATGA
- a CDS encoding TCR/Tet family MFS transporter, translating into MSEKASAHPGQVPPVRSGAAAFIFVTILLDMLALGLILPILPKLVESFVDNDTATAARIFGLFGTAWALMQFLFSPILGALSDRFGRRPVVLLSNFGLALDYVLMALAPSLTWLFIGRVISGITSASISTAFAYIADVTPPERRAAVFGKIGAAFGAGFILGPAIGGLLGGMDPRLPFWIAAGLSFANTLYGWLILPESLPLERRAPFRWKSASPLGALHLLRSNRILAGLSLANFFGQVAHVVLPSTFVLYATYRYGWDTTTVGLTLALVGVCAMVVQGAGVGPIVTRLGERRALLLGLACGALGFFIYGAAPTGPLFWLGIPVMALWGVAGAAIQALTTQLVAPDQQGQLQGATNSVNSIAQMAGPFLFTLTFAYFISDQAPVKMPGAPFLLAAALLGLALVVAWRTLATVASARQTDCRE; encoded by the coding sequence ATGAGCGAAAAAGCGTCCGCGCACCCTGGCCAGGTGCCGCCGGTACGCAGCGGCGCGGCGGCCTTCATCTTCGTCACCATCCTGCTCGACATGCTCGCGCTCGGCTTGATCCTGCCGATCCTGCCCAAGCTGGTGGAGAGTTTCGTCGACAACGATACCGCAACCGCTGCGCGGATCTTCGGTCTGTTCGGCACCGCCTGGGCGCTGATGCAGTTCCTGTTCTCGCCAATTCTCGGCGCGCTCTCGGACCGCTTCGGCCGGCGGCCGGTGGTGCTGCTATCGAATTTCGGATTGGCGCTGGACTACGTGTTGATGGCGCTGGCACCCTCGCTGACCTGGCTGTTCATCGGCCGGGTGATCTCAGGCATTACGTCGGCGAGCATCTCGACCGCCTTCGCCTATATCGCTGACGTGACGCCGCCGGAACGTCGCGCGGCGGTGTTCGGCAAGATCGGCGCGGCCTTCGGCGCCGGCTTCATTCTCGGCCCCGCCATCGGCGGCCTGCTCGGCGGCATGGATCCGCGCCTGCCGTTCTGGATCGCGGCAGGCTTGAGTTTTGCGAATACGCTCTACGGCTGGCTGATCCTCCCCGAGTCGCTGCCGTTGGAGCGGCGCGCGCCGTTCCGCTGGAAAAGCGCCAGCCCGCTCGGCGCACTGCATCTCTTGCGCTCGAACCGGATTCTCGCCGGCCTGTCGCTGGCGAATTTCTTCGGGCAGGTTGCGCATGTGGTTCTGCCCTCTACTTTCGTGCTCTATGCGACCTACCGATATGGCTGGGATACGACGACCGTCGGCCTGACGCTGGCCCTAGTCGGCGTCTGCGCCATGGTGGTGCAGGGCGCGGGTGTCGGACCGATCGTCACGCGCCTCGGCGAGCGCCGGGCGCTGCTGCTGGGGCTTGCTTGTGGCGCGTTGGGATTCTTCATCTATGGCGCAGCCCCGACCGGACCGCTGTTCTGGCTCGGCATTCCCGTGATGGCGCTGTGGGGCGTGGCGGGCGCGGCGATCCAGGCGCTGACGACGCAACTGGTTGCGCCGGATCAGCAGGGTCAGTTGCAGGGCGCGACCAACAGCGTCAACAGCATCGCCCAGATGGCAGGACCGTTTCTGTTTACGCTGACCTTTGCCTATTTCATCAGTGACCAGGCGCCAGTGAAAATGCCGGGCGCGCCGTTCCTGCTGGCGGCGGCGCTGTTAGGGCTGGCGCTGGTGGTCGCGTGGCGCACGCTGGCGACGGTCGCATCCGCTCGCCAGACTGATTGCCGCGAATAG